A genomic window from Martelella lutilitoris includes:
- a CDS encoding IMPACT family protein, which yields MFKLTRPATAEREIKRSRFATIAAPIADEAAAKAFIAENSFADASHNCWAWRIGADYRFSDDGEPGGTAGKPILQAIEGQEVDNVVVVVSRWFGGVKLGTGGLARAYGGSAAECLREAEKEEIIPTIMLSVAIAFTDLALVESRLEAFDDIVTAARDFDAQGAVFRLVVPDARLVPLAELLRDLTNGRAVIDPDILADPAFST from the coding sequence ATGTTCAAGCTCACCCGTCCCGCAACAGCCGAGCGCGAAATCAAGAGAAGCCGGTTTGCGACCATCGCCGCGCCGATCGCCGACGAGGCGGCTGCGAAGGCCTTCATCGCGGAAAATTCCTTCGCCGATGCGAGCCACAATTGCTGGGCCTGGCGGATCGGCGCCGACTATCGTTTCTCCGATGACGGGGAGCCGGGCGGGACGGCCGGCAAGCCGATCCTGCAGGCAATCGAGGGCCAGGAGGTCGACAATGTCGTCGTGGTCGTCTCCCGTTGGTTCGGCGGGGTGAAACTCGGCACGGGCGGGTTGGCGCGTGCCTATGGCGGCAGTGCCGCGGAGTGCCTGCGCGAGGCCGAGAAAGAAGAGATTATCCCGACCATCATGCTCTCCGTCGCGATCGCCTTTACCGATCTGGCGCTGGTGGAATCACGGCTGGAGGCCTTTGACGACATCGTCACGGCCGCGCGGGATTTCGACGCTCAGGGTGCGGTGTTCCGCCTTGTGGTGCCTGATGCGAGGCTTGTGCCGCTCGCCGAATTGCTGCGTGACCTCACGAACGGCCGCGCTGTGATCGATCCGGACATTCTGGCTGATCCCGCCTTTTCCACCTAA